A single region of the Pseudomonas sp. VD-NE ins genome encodes:
- a CDS encoding LacI family DNA-binding transcriptional regulator, with product MSEEKPRKRRGAGRVTLNAVARQAGVSAITVSRYFNQPEQVSPERRERIAAVVAELGYVPNLVAGGLASARGKIVGMVIPNISGPIFANTIQGFSDTLSRHGYQLLLASSYFSTEQEENAVRAFLGWSPAALVLTSHFHSAGTEKMIAEADIPVIETWDYQPDREPMQIGFSHFEVGVTAARYLLEKGYQRIAFVQNSAAGDFSALERRDGYAATLRESGLDPWVYAPDADRAPFKAGKQAMDALMNTTPRPDAIIFANDNLAAGGLLAGQRAGLKIPEDCAVLGFGNYPFAEMLLPSLSTIKPPALEIGVLAATRVLESLGVLPSDELQRLNLLQCQVIEREST from the coding sequence TTGAGCGAAGAAAAACCCCGCAAACGTCGTGGCGCCGGACGCGTGACCCTGAATGCCGTAGCACGTCAGGCCGGGGTTTCGGCGATTACCGTGTCGCGCTATTTCAACCAGCCGGAGCAGGTTTCGCCCGAGCGTCGCGAGCGGATTGCTGCGGTCGTAGCTGAGCTGGGTTACGTGCCGAATCTGGTGGCCGGCGGGCTGGCCTCGGCGCGGGGAAAAATCGTCGGCATGGTCATCCCGAACATCTCCGGGCCGATCTTCGCCAATACCATTCAAGGCTTCAGCGACACCCTCAGTCGGCATGGCTATCAGCTGTTGCTGGCGTCGAGTTACTTCAGCACTGAACAAGAAGAAAACGCCGTGCGCGCGTTTCTCGGCTGGTCACCCGCGGCGCTGGTGCTGACCAGTCACTTTCACAGTGCGGGTACGGAAAAGATGATCGCCGAGGCGGATATTCCGGTGATTGAAACCTGGGATTACCAGCCGGATCGGGAGCCGATGCAGATCGGTTTTTCGCATTTTGAGGTGGGCGTGACAGCCGCCAGATATCTGCTGGAAAAAGGCTACCAACGTATCGCCTTCGTGCAGAACAGCGCTGCGGGCGACTTCAGCGCATTGGAACGCCGCGACGGTTACGCGGCGACCTTGCGCGAATCCGGCCTGGATCCTTGGGTCTATGCCCCTGACGCTGATCGCGCACCATTCAAGGCCGGCAAACAGGCGATGGACGCCCTGATGAACACCACACCGCGCCCAGACGCGATCATCTTCGCCAACGACAACCTCGCCGCCGGCGGCCTGCTCGCCGGGCAACGCGCCGGTTTGAAAATCCCCGAAGACTGCGCCGTTCTCGGCTTCGGCAATTACCCGTTCGCCGAGATGCTTTTGCCAAGCCTCAGCACGATCAAACCACCGGCACTTGAGATCGGCGTGCTCGCTGCAACCCGCGTACTGGAAAGTCTTGGGGTATTGCCGAGCGACGAGTTGCAACGGCTGAACCTGCTGCAATGCCAGGTTATCGAACGCGAAAGTACCTGA
- the tauD gene encoding taurine dioxygenase, with protein MSSLNITPLSSALGAQISGVDISQPLSLEHRDAIEQALLKYQVLFFRNQPIEPPQQARFAAYFGDLHIHPIYPNVPEQPEVLILDTAVTDVRDNAIWHTDVTFLPTPAMGAVLSAKLLPEFGGDTLWASGIAAYEALSAPMKSLLEGLTATHDFTRSFPLERYGNTPEALAQWEEARRKNPPLSHPVIRTHPVSGRRSLFVNEGFTSKINELSETESEAILKFLFAHATRPEFTIRWRWQQDDIAFWDNRVTQHYAVDDYRPARRVMQRATVLGDVPFFR; from the coding sequence ATGAGCAGCCTCAACATCACCCCATTAAGCTCGGCCCTCGGCGCGCAGATCAGCGGTGTCGACATCAGCCAGCCGCTGAGCCTGGAACACCGCGACGCCATCGAGCAGGCGCTGCTCAAATACCAAGTACTGTTCTTCCGCAACCAGCCAATCGAGCCGCCGCAACAGGCGCGCTTCGCTGCGTATTTCGGTGACCTGCACATCCACCCGATCTACCCGAACGTACCGGAACAGCCGGAAGTGCTGATCCTCGACACCGCCGTCACCGACGTGCGCGACAACGCGATCTGGCACACCGACGTGACCTTCTTGCCGACCCCGGCGATGGGCGCGGTGCTCAGCGCCAAGTTGCTGCCGGAGTTTGGTGGCGACACGCTGTGGGCCAGTGGGATTGCTGCGTACGAAGCGCTGTCGGCGCCGATGAAAAGTTTGCTCGAAGGGCTGACCGCGACTCACGATTTCACTCGCTCGTTTCCGCTGGAGCGCTACGGCAATACGCCTGAAGCGTTGGCACAGTGGGAAGAGGCAAGACGCAAGAATCCACCGCTGTCGCACCCGGTGATTCGTACGCATCCGGTCAGTGGACGGCGATCGTTGTTCGTGAATGAAGGCTTCACCTCGAAGATCAATGAGCTGTCGGAAACCGAGAGCGAGGCGATTCTGAAGTTTCTGTTCGCCCATGCGACGCGGCCGGAATTCACCATTCGCTGGCGTTGGCAGCAGGACGATATTGCGTTCTGGGACAACCGCGTGACGCAGCATTACGCGGTGGATGATTATCGGCCGGCGCGGCGGGTGATGCAGCGGGCGACGGTGTTGGGGGATGTGCCGTTTTTTCGCTGA
- the tauB gene encoding taurine ABC transporter ATP-binding subunit, translating to MALLQLERISAQYPGSPEPVLADISLTLGPQQLLVALGPSGSGKTSLLNLIAGFVEPSAGRITLDGVPVKGPSAERGVVFQDDALLPWQDVLANVAFGLELAGVAKDKREKIAREMLALVDLSGFERRRIWQLSGGQKQRVGLARALAADPRVLLMDEPFGALDAFTREQMQELLLQVWQRTAKPVFLITHDIEEAVFLATDLILLAPNPGQIVERLHLDFGQRYAAGESARAIKSDPRFIETREHVLSKVFSQRSAAQRQERA from the coding sequence ATGGCCTTGCTACAGCTGGAGCGCATCAGCGCACAGTACCCGGGCAGCCCGGAACCGGTGCTGGCGGATATTTCTCTGACCTTGGGGCCTCAGCAATTGCTGGTCGCCCTCGGCCCGTCCGGCAGTGGCAAGACTTCGCTGTTGAACCTGATTGCCGGTTTCGTCGAACCGAGCGCCGGGCGCATCACCCTCGACGGCGTGCCGGTCAAAGGCCCGAGCGCCGAGCGTGGCGTGGTGTTCCAGGACGACGCGCTGCTGCCTTGGCAGGATGTGTTGGCCAACGTCGCGTTCGGTCTGGAACTGGCCGGTGTTGCCAAAGACAAACGCGAAAAAATCGCCCGGGAAATGCTCGCGCTGGTCGATCTTTCCGGTTTCGAACGCCGTCGTATCTGGCAACTGTCCGGTGGCCAGAAACAACGTGTCGGCCTCGCCCGCGCCCTCGCCGCTGACCCGCGTGTATTGCTGATGGACGAACCCTTCGGCGCCCTCGACGCATTCACCCGCGAACAGATGCAGGAGCTGTTGCTGCAAGTCTGGCAGCGCACGGCCAAGCCGGTTTTCCTGATTACCCACGACATTGAAGAAGCGGTGTTCCTCGCCACTGACCTGATTCTGCTCGCACCGAATCCGGGGCAAATCGTCGAGCGCCTGCACCTGGACTTCGGTCAGCGTTACGCCGCTGGCGAGTCCGCCCGTGCGATCAAATCCGATCCGCGTTTTATCGAAACCCGCGAACACGTGCTGAGCAAAGTGTTCTCGCAACGCAGCGCCGCACAACGGCAGGAGCGCGCATGA
- a CDS encoding TonB-dependent receptor: protein MHNIPGATHTLAQSIRAAGWLFTGLAALPLPNAFAAESSDQEPTLKSVTVTATRREESLQKVPVAVSVIDGEQLERDNRNGVASIVQQVPSLNFRTGASNKDTSLFVRGVGTISTSPGVEPTVATVIDGVVYARPGQSTLDLLDLERVEVLRGPQGTLFGKNASAGVLNITSKAPTAETHGYIDQSYYSGNESRTRFGIGGSLIPDTLKGSISTLFGTYDGNVDNKHNGQEVNGYNHRGVRGKLEFTPNDDVTFTLIADYMQSHDDGPNGVVSKSLTPAFANALSPVNASSHNRDINTDTRSHVEDTNKGLSGQLDWQLGDYTLTSITAWRGWDNTQYQDGDRLGTVTAAFPGTADKGDLAFDQYSQELRLASPKGEFLEYVGGLFYMHGKDDETYQRTLTTTTRTDRGVADYSTTSDSYAVFGESTLNFTSDFRGIAGLRYTHDELEYDHRRVSTSATTVSGIQPATSSSGSVDEDGWSGRLGVQYDLSDTVTTYLTYSRGYKGPAYNVFFNMQPRDTEALKPETSNTWEAGIKATSWNNRLTTNLAVFHSDYDNYQANFFDTVAGQVVTRLINAGSVSTEGVELDYALQATQQLKLSGALAYTRARIDEFACPAGAAASCNVNGKPLPFSPDWKSYVRADYTIPLDNGLDIELGTDYSWQSEVQYDISQNVDTKQGAYGLWNASVALADYSNGWRVALLGKNLTDKSYSPLLASGGNYIYRAVPRDDERYFGVQLRKDF, encoded by the coding sequence ATGCATAACATTCCTGGGGCGACACACACACTGGCGCAGTCGATTCGCGCCGCCGGCTGGCTATTCACGGGGTTGGCGGCGCTGCCGTTGCCCAACGCATTCGCTGCCGAGAGCAGTGATCAGGAGCCGACGCTCAAATCGGTGACCGTCACTGCCACCCGTCGCGAGGAGTCGCTGCAAAAAGTACCGGTCGCGGTGTCCGTCATCGACGGGGAGCAGCTTGAACGCGATAACCGCAACGGCGTAGCGAGCATCGTCCAGCAGGTGCCGTCGCTGAACTTCCGCACTGGCGCGTCGAACAAGGACACTTCGTTGTTCGTGCGCGGTGTCGGCACGATTTCCACCTCACCTGGCGTCGAGCCGACCGTGGCGACGGTGATCGACGGCGTGGTCTATGCGCGTCCCGGCCAATCCACTCTCGACTTGCTGGATCTGGAGCGCGTCGAAGTATTGCGCGGCCCGCAAGGCACGCTGTTTGGCAAAAACGCCTCGGCCGGTGTGCTCAACATCACCAGCAAGGCACCCACCGCCGAGACCCATGGCTACATCGATCAGTCGTACTACAGCGGCAACGAAAGCCGCACCCGGTTCGGCATCGGCGGCAGCCTGATTCCGGACACGTTGAAAGGCTCGATCAGCACGCTGTTCGGCACCTACGACGGCAACGTCGACAACAAGCACAACGGCCAAGAGGTCAACGGTTACAACCATCGCGGCGTGCGCGGCAAACTCGAATTCACGCCGAATGACGACGTCACTTTCACCCTGATCGCCGACTACATGCAGTCCCACGATGACGGCCCCAACGGCGTGGTCAGCAAGTCGCTGACCCCGGCCTTCGCCAATGCGCTAAGCCCGGTCAATGCGAGCAGCCACAACCGCGACATCAACACCGACACCCGCTCACACGTTGAGGACACCAACAAAGGCTTGTCCGGCCAGCTCGACTGGCAACTGGGCGATTACACCCTGACGTCGATTACCGCGTGGCGTGGTTGGGACAACACTCAGTATCAGGATGGCGACCGTCTCGGCACCGTGACCGCAGCGTTTCCCGGCACCGCGGACAAGGGCGATCTGGCCTTCGATCAATACTCGCAAGAGCTGCGCCTGGCCTCGCCGAAGGGCGAATTTCTCGAATACGTCGGTGGTCTGTTCTACATGCACGGCAAGGACGACGAGACCTATCAGCGCACACTGACAACGACCACGCGCACCGACCGAGGCGTCGCCGATTACAGCACCACCAGCGACAGCTATGCGGTGTTCGGTGAGAGCACGCTGAACTTCACTTCGGACTTTCGTGGCATCGCCGGCCTGCGCTACACCCACGATGAGCTGGAATACGATCACCGCCGCGTTTCGACTTCGGCGACCACGGTCAGCGGCATTCAACCGGCCACCAGCAGCTCCGGTTCGGTGGACGAAGACGGCTGGTCCGGCCGCCTCGGTGTGCAATACGACTTGAGCGATACGGTCACCACTTATCTGACGTATTCGCGCGGCTACAAAGGCCCGGCCTACAACGTGTTCTTCAACATGCAGCCGCGCGACACCGAAGCGCTCAAACCGGAAACTTCCAACACTTGGGAGGCAGGCATCAAGGCGACGAGCTGGAACAATCGCCTGACCACCAACCTCGCGGTGTTCCACAGCGATTACGACAACTATCAGGCGAACTTCTTCGACACCGTCGCCGGGCAAGTGGTGACGCGTCTGATCAACGCCGGCAGCGTCAGCACCGAAGGCGTCGAACTCGATTACGCCTTGCAGGCCACCCAGCAATTGAAGCTGTCCGGCGCACTGGCCTACACCCGCGCCCGCATCGACGAATTCGCCTGCCCGGCGGGCGCGGCGGCGTCGTGCAACGTCAACGGCAAACCGCTGCCGTTCAGCCCGGACTGGAAAAGCTACGTGCGCGCCGACTACACCATCCCGCTGGATAACGGCCTGGATATCGAACTCGGCACCGACTACAGCTGGCAGAGCGAAGTGCAGTACGACATCAGCCAGAACGTCGACACCAAGCAGGGTGCCTACGGTCTGTGGAACGCCAGTGTTGCGCTGGCCGATTACAGCAATGGCTGGCGCGTGGCGCTGCTGGGCAAGAACCTCACCGACAAGTCTTATTCTCCATTGCTTGCCAGCGGCGGCAACTACATCTACCGCGCCGTGCCACGGGATGACGAGCGCTACTTCGGCGTGCAACTGCGCAAGGATTTCTGA
- the tauC gene encoding taurine ABC transporter permease TauC, whose amino-acid sequence MSSYDVSSAAVKPVSASAVIPVRRSLSTRWISLLTLFALLAIWWAVTATGLIEPLFLPPPSAVLQKGWLLATTGYMDSTLWQHLGASLSRIGLGLGFAILTAVPVGIAIGANRIARGVLDPLIEFYRPIPPLAYLPLIVIWCGIGELSKVLLIYLAIFAPIAIATATGVRTVDPAKLRAAQSLGATRLQLIRHVILPSALPDILTGVRIGLGVGWSTLVAAELIAATSGLGFMVQSAAQFLVTDVVVLGILVIALIAFAMEMGLRALQRKLVPWHGQAH is encoded by the coding sequence ATGAGCAGTTACGACGTTTCCTCGGCTGCGGTAAAACCCGTCAGCGCTTCGGCGGTGATTCCCGTACGCCGTAGCCTCAGCACACGCTGGATCAGCCTGCTGACGCTGTTCGCTTTGTTGGCCATCTGGTGGGCGGTGACGGCCACTGGATTGATCGAGCCGCTGTTCCTGCCACCACCGTCCGCCGTACTGCAAAAAGGCTGGTTGCTGGCGACTACCGGTTACATGGACTCGACGCTGTGGCAGCACTTGGGCGCGAGCCTGAGTCGCATCGGTCTGGGTCTTGGTTTTGCGATTCTGACCGCTGTACCGGTGGGCATCGCTATCGGCGCCAACCGCATTGCCCGTGGCGTGCTCGATCCGCTGATCGAGTTCTACCGCCCTATCCCACCGCTGGCCTATTTGCCGCTGATCGTGATCTGGTGCGGCATCGGCGAGTTGTCGAAAGTGCTGCTGATCTATCTGGCGATTTTCGCGCCGATTGCCATTGCCACCGCGACTGGTGTGCGCACGGTTGATCCGGCGAAATTGCGCGCAGCGCAGTCGTTGGGCGCGACGCGTTTGCAGTTGATTCGCCATGTGATTTTGCCGAGCGCTCTGCCGGACATTCTCACGGGTGTGCGTATTGGTCTGGGCGTGGGTTGGTCGACCTTGGTTGCTGCTGAACTGATCGCGGCCACCAGCGGTTTGGGCTTCATGGTGCAGTCGGCTGCGCAGTTCCTGGTCACCGATGTGGTGGTGCTGGGGATTCTGGTCATCGCCCTGATCGCCTTCGCCATGGAAATGGGCCTGCGCGCCCTGCAACGCAAACTGGTGCCATGGCACGGCCAGGCCCACTAA
- a CDS encoding LLM class flavin-dependent oxidoreductase, producing the protein MSRQLKLGAFLMATGHHVAAWRHPDVPANAGLDFAHYKRLAQIAEAAKFDALFVADSVAAPTQDIASRMARSDHFEPLTLLSALSAVTEHIGLIATATTSYNEPYHVARKFASLDHLSGGRAGWNLVTSDNASEALNFGRDEHIGHAERYSRAREFHQVVTGLWDSWEDDAFIRDKASGAYYDPAKLHVLDHVGEHFRVKGPLNVARSPQGQPVIVQAGSSETGRELAAQTAEVVFTAQASLANAQAFYADLKGRLPKYGRSADSLKIMPGVFVVVGGTEAEAQEKCETFQQLVEPEVGVALLGRMLGNFDLSKYPLDGPLPELPLTESGQRSRQKLLTELAGRENLSLAELGRKIAGGRGHYSLVGTPEQIADRLQEWFEQGAADGFNVLVPHLPGGLEDFANGVVPELQRRGLFRTEYEGRTLRENLGLARPGNRFV; encoded by the coding sequence ATGAGCAGACAGTTGAAACTCGGCGCATTCCTCATGGCCACCGGACACCACGTGGCGGCGTGGCGTCATCCTGATGTGCCTGCGAATGCGGGACTGGATTTCGCCCATTACAAGCGCCTGGCGCAGATTGCCGAGGCGGCGAAGTTCGATGCGTTGTTTGTTGCTGACAGCGTCGCCGCGCCGACCCAGGATATCGCCAGTCGCATGGCACGCTCCGATCACTTTGAACCGCTGACGTTGCTCTCAGCGCTGAGTGCGGTGACCGAGCACATCGGCTTGATCGCCACGGCGACCACCAGTTACAACGAGCCGTATCATGTGGCGCGCAAATTCGCTTCGCTCGATCACCTGTCGGGGGGGCGAGCAGGGTGGAATCTGGTGACCTCGGACAATGCTTCCGAGGCGTTGAATTTCGGACGCGACGAACATATCGGCCATGCCGAACGCTACAGCCGTGCCCGCGAATTTCATCAGGTAGTCACCGGGCTTTGGGACAGCTGGGAGGATGATGCCTTCATTCGCGACAAGGCCAGCGGGGCGTATTACGACCCTGCGAAACTGCACGTGCTGGATCACGTCGGTGAGCACTTCCGGGTCAAAGGCCCGCTGAACGTTGCGCGTTCACCGCAGGGGCAACCGGTGATTGTTCAGGCCGGATCTTCCGAAACCGGGCGCGAATTGGCAGCGCAGACGGCTGAAGTGGTGTTCACCGCGCAGGCCTCGCTGGCCAATGCCCAGGCGTTCTACGCCGATCTCAAAGGGCGCTTGCCGAAATACGGTCGCAGCGCCGATTCGCTGAAAATCATGCCCGGGGTTTTTGTTGTGGTCGGCGGTACCGAAGCCGAGGCGCAGGAAAAATGTGAAACGTTTCAGCAATTAGTCGAACCCGAGGTTGGCGTCGCCTTGCTTGGGCGTATGCTGGGCAACTTCGATTTGTCGAAGTACCCGCTGGACGGTCCGTTGCCTGAGTTGCCGCTGACGGAAAGCGGCCAGCGGAGCCGGCAGAAATTGCTCACTGAGTTGGCGGGGCGGGAGAACCTTAGCCTTGCCGAACTGGGTCGCAAGATTGCTGGCGGACGCGGGCATTACAGCCTGGTCGGTACGCCGGAGCAGATCGCTGATCGCTTGCAGGAATGGTTCGAACAGGGCGCTGCGGACGGCTTCAACGTGCTGGTGCCGCACCTGCCAGGCGGGCTTGAAGACTTCGCCAATGGCGTGGTCCCGGAACTGCAACGGCGTGGGCTGTTCAGAACGGAGTATGAGGGCCGGACGTTGCGCGAGAACCTTGGCCTGGCCCGACCCGGCAATCGATTTGTGTAA
- the mgrA gene encoding L-glyceraldehyde 3-phosphate reductase, translating into MTYTAAENRYDSIPYRRVGRSGLVLPALSLGLWHNFGDSTPIDTQRALLRTAFDLGINHFDLANNYGPPYGSAEINFGRLLREDFKQYRDELIISSKAGWDMWPGPYGQGGGSRKYVLASLDQSLQRLGLDYVDIFYSHRFDPDTPLEETASALATAVQQGKALYIGISSYSGVKTREIAALLKEWKVPLLIHQPAYNLLNRWVEKDLLDTTDELGTGVIAFTPLAQGLLTDKYLNGVPADARVNRPGGGSLQASHLSEANIAHVRALNEIAKRRGQSLAQLALAWTLRDPRVTSALIGASRPEQIIENVGALKNLSFSAEELAEIDRFAQEGGINLWEKPSTAE; encoded by the coding sequence ATGACTTACACCGCTGCCGAAAACCGCTATGACTCCATCCCTTACCGCCGCGTCGGGCGCAGCGGTCTGGTGTTGCCGGCGCTGTCGTTGGGCCTATGGCACAACTTCGGCGACAGCACGCCGATCGACACCCAACGCGCCTTGCTGCGCACTGCGTTCGACCTGGGCATCAACCACTTCGACCTGGCCAACAACTACGGCCCGCCGTACGGCAGCGCCGAGATCAATTTTGGTCGTCTGCTGCGCGAAGACTTCAAGCAGTACCGCGACGAGCTGATCATCTCCAGCAAGGCCGGTTGGGACATGTGGCCCGGCCCTTACGGTCAGGGCGGTGGCTCGCGCAAATACGTGCTGGCCAGCCTCGACCAGAGCCTGCAACGCCTGGGGCTCGACTATGTGGATATCTTCTATTCCCACCGCTTCGACCCGGATACCCCATTGGAAGAAACCGCCAGCGCCCTCGCCACTGCAGTGCAGCAGGGCAAGGCGTTGTACATCGGCATCTCGTCGTATTCCGGGGTGAAAACCCGCGAGATCGCGGCGCTGTTGAAAGAGTGGAAAGTGCCGCTGCTGATTCATCAACCAGCGTACAACCTGCTCAATCGCTGGGTGGAAAAAGACCTGCTCGATACTACGGATGAACTCGGCACTGGTGTGATCGCCTTCACCCCGCTGGCGCAAGGTCTGCTCACCGACAAATACCTCAACGGCGTGCCGGCGGATGCGCGGGTCAATCGTCCGGGCGGTGGTTCGTTACAGGCTTCGCACTTGTCCGAGGCCAACATCGCTCACGTGCGCGCACTGAACGAGATCGCCAAGCGCCGTGGTCAGAGCCTGGCGCAACTGGCGCTGGCGTGGACGCTGCGCGATCCGCGGGTGACCTCGGCGCTGATTGGTGCGAGCCGGCCGGAGCAGATTATCGAGAACGTTGGGGCGCTGAAGAATTTGAGCTTCAGTGCTGAAGAGTTGGCGGAGATTGACCGGTTTGCCCAAGAGGGCGGGATCAATCTTTGGGAGAAGCCTTCGACGGCGGAGTGA
- the tauA gene encoding taurine ABC transporter substrate-binding protein, giving the protein MKLNFPLRLLAVATLAAASFLAQAADLTVAYQTTVDPAKVAQADGAYEKATKADIAWRKFDNGADIIAAIASGDVQIGYLGSSPLTAAITRKVPVETFLIATQIGAAEALVARDGSGIKTPQDLIGKKIAVPFVSTGHYSLLAALKHWNIDPSKVTVLNLAPPAIIAAWKRGDIDATYVWDPALGVAKENGKVLITSGELAKFGAPTFDAWIVRKDFAEKHPEIVTAFAKVTLDAYADYRKDPKAWLADQSNVDKLVKLSGAKASDIPLLLQGNVYPLAADQVITLGAPTTKAITDTAAFLKEQGKVEAVLPDYAPYVSAKYITN; this is encoded by the coding sequence ATGAAACTGAATTTCCCGCTTCGCCTGCTCGCCGTGGCCACTCTGGCTGCCGCGAGTTTTCTGGCTCAGGCCGCCGACCTCACCGTCGCCTACCAAACCACCGTTGACCCGGCGAAAGTCGCCCAGGCCGACGGCGCTTACGAAAAAGCCACCAAAGCCGATATCGCCTGGCGCAAGTTCGACAACGGCGCGGACATCATCGCCGCCATCGCCTCCGGTGACGTGCAGATCGGCTACCTCGGTTCGAGCCCGCTGACTGCTGCGATCACCCGCAAAGTCCCGGTCGAAACTTTCCTCATCGCCACTCAGATCGGCGCCGCCGAAGCACTGGTCGCCCGCGACGGTTCCGGCATCAAGACTCCGCAGGATCTGATCGGCAAGAAAATCGCCGTGCCGTTCGTGTCCACCGGTCACTACAGCCTGCTCGCCGCGCTGAAGCACTGGAACATCGACCCGTCGAAAGTCACCGTGCTCAACCTCGCGCCGCCAGCGATCATCGCGGCGTGGAAACGCGGTGATATCGACGCTACCTACGTTTGGGATCCGGCACTCGGCGTGGCCAAGGAAAACGGCAAAGTGCTGATCACTTCCGGCGAACTGGCCAAGTTCGGCGCGCCGACTTTCGATGCGTGGATCGTGCGTAAAGACTTCGCCGAGAAACACCCGGAAATCGTCACCGCGTTCGCTAAGGTCACCCTCGACGCCTACGCCGATTACCGCAAAGACCCGAAAGCCTGGCTCGCCGATCAGTCCAACGTCGACAAGCTGGTGAAACTCTCCGGCGCCAAGGCCAGCGACATTCCGCTGCTGCTGCAAGGCAACGTCTACCCGCTGGCGGCTGATCAGGTGATCACCCTCGGCGCGCCGACCACCAAAGCCATCACCGACACCGCCGCGTTCCTCAAGGAGCAAGGCAAGGTCGAAGCCGTTCTGCCGGACTACGCGCCGTACGTCAGCGCCAAATACATCACCAACTGA